Proteins encoded together in one Oxalobacteraceae sp. CFBP 8761 window:
- a CDS encoding pilus assembly protein: MKFNRSHKQLGQGMMEYIIIVALIAVAAIGVYSMFGKTIRNQTAGLSKEVAGQNASTQISNAGTSAETAGTRGNANKGMSQYNDQNDQAGGK, translated from the coding sequence ATGAAATTCAATCGCAGCCATAAGCAACTTGGCCAGGGCATGATGGAGTACATCATCATCGTTGCATTGATCGCCGTCGCCGCCATCGGTGTCTACAGTATGTTTGGCAAGACGATCCGTAATCAAACCGCCGGTCTGTCGAAAGAGGTTGCCGGCCAAAATGCCAGCACTCAGATCTCGAATGCAGGTACCTCTGCTGAAACGGCCGGAACACGTGGCAATGCGAACAAAGGCATGAGCCAATATAACGATCAGAACGATCAAGCTGGCGGTAAATAA
- a CDS encoding pilus assembly protein, whose protein sequence is MDRICSYRCERQSGQGMMEYIIIVALIAVAAIGVYSALGRTVRVQTAGMAQEVAGKTASTANATDAANAAGGRANDPQKVGMGQYNYANDQGGNQ, encoded by the coding sequence ATGGATCGCATTTGCTCTTATCGCTGCGAACGTCAGTCCGGTCAAGGAATGATGGAGTACATCATTATCGTGGCGCTGATCGCTGTCGCTGCCATCGGTGTTTATTCGGCCCTCGGGCGCACGGTACGCGTGCAAACGGCGGGCATGGCACAGGAAGTAGCCGGCAAAACGGCGAGCACCGCCAACGCGACCGATGCGGCAAATGCAGCAGGTGGGCGCGCGAACGATCCACAGAAGGTCGGTATGGGTCAGTACAACTACGCCAACGATCAGGGTGGAAACCAGTAA